One stretch of Hevea brasiliensis isolate MT/VB/25A 57/8 chromosome 12, ASM3005281v1, whole genome shotgun sequence DNA includes these proteins:
- the LOC110655349 gene encoding protein CELLULOSE SYNTHASE INTERACTIVE 3-like isoform X2, translating into MSKSPSLGLQEDSSSIFQSRGSNGMLEMDDLENTVATVARFIEKLLAKISSPHEKELITARLVSMAKAKKEARTIIGSHTQAMPLFISILRSGTTGAKVNVAETLSALCKDDDLRVKVLLGGCIPPLLSLLKSKSIDARKAAAEAIYEVSSGGLSDDHVGMKIFVTEGVVPTLWDQLNPQNKQDKVVEGFVTGALRNLCGDKDDYWRATLEAGGVDMIVGFLSSDNAAAQSNAASLLARLMLAFSDSIPRVIDSGAIKALLQLVGQNNDVSVRASAADALEVVSSKSVKAKQAVVDANGVHVLIGAVVAPSKEHMQGESAQALQGHATRALANIYGGMSALILCLGQLSQSPRLAAPVADIVGALAYALMVFEQNSGVDEESFDATKIEDILVKLLKPRDTKLIQERILEAMASLYGNIHLSRSLDYAEAKKVLIGLITMAVGDPHEYLIISLTSLCLNDMGIWEAIGKREGIQLLISLLGLSSEQHQEYAVQLLAILTDRVDDSKWAITAAGGIPPLVQLLETGSQKAREDAAHVLWNLCCHSEDIRACVESSGAIPAFLWLLKSGGPKGQEASAKALKMLVRTADHATINQLLALLLGDSSGSKANVIRVLGHVLTMASLNDIVVRGSAANKALKSLIQVLNSSNEETQEHAASILADLFSTRQDICDSLAADEIMHPCMKLLTCNNTQVVATQLARTLSALSRPTKTKSINKMPYIAEGDVKPLIKLAKTSTVDAAETAVAALANLLSDPQIAAEALAEDVVAALTRVLGEGTSEGKKNAARALHQLLKHFPVGDVLRGNAQCRFTVLAILDSLNVLDMNGADTADALEVVALLAKTKQGLSATYPPWAAFAEVPSSLESLVYCLAEGPPSQQDKAIEILSRLCGDQPVVLGDLLIARSSSIGSLANRIMNSSSLEVRVGGTALLVCSAKEHRQRSMEALDLSGYSKPLIYALVDMIKQNSICSSLEIEVRTPRGFFERSALQEGDDFDVLDPSTVLGGTVALWLLSIISSCHNKNKLIVMEAGGLEALSDKLLSYTSNSQAEFEDTEGIWISALLLAILFQDATVVLSPTTMRIIPSLAHLLRSDEMIHRFFAAHAMASLVCNGSKGMDLTIANSGAVAGLIALIGYIESDMQNLVALSEEFSLLQNPSQITLEHLFEIEDIRVGSTAHKSIPLLVDILRPIPDRPGAPTISVQLLTLLAKGSDTNKLIMAEAGALDALTKYLSLSPKDSTEASISELLRILFKNPEIIRYEASLISVNQLVAVLHLGSRDARFSAARALQELFDAQNIRDSEFAWQAVQPLIDMLNAASESEQEAALVALIKLTSGNTLKAAFFTDLEGDPLESIYKILSSACSLELKRGAAQLCFILFSHAKFRTNPIASECMQPLVSLMQSNMSSVVDAGVCAFERLLDDEQKVELAAAYDILVELLVGLVSGTNYRLIEGSICALIKLGKDRAPRKLDMVNAGVIDKCLVLLPVAPNSLCSAIAELLRILTNSGAIARSSDATKIVEPLFMVLLRSDFGLWGQHSALQALVNILEKPQSLVTLELTPSQVIEPLITFLESPSQAIQQLGTELLSHLLAQEHFQQDITTKNAVVPLVRLAGIGILNLQQTAIKALEKISTSWPKVVADAGGIFELAKVIIQDDPQPPLDLWETAALVLSNVLSFNAEYYFKVPLVVLVRMLHSTLETTVKVALNAVIVHERTDASSAEQMAEAGAVDALLDLLRSHQCEELSGRLLEALFNHIRVREMKVSKYAIAPLAQYLLDPQTKSETCRLLAALAIGDLSQQQGLARASDSVAAVRALVSLLEDQPSEEMTMVATCALQNFVMHSRTNRRAVAEAGGVLIVQELLLSTSSDVAGQAAMLIRFLFSNHTLQEYVSNELIRSLTVITLLCSCT; encoded by the exons GGGATCAAATGGGATGCTGGAAATGGATGACCTGGAGAATACAGTGGCTACAGTTGCTCGCTTCATTGAGAAACTACTTGCCAAAATATCTTCACCGCATGAGAAAGAACTTATTACAGCACGTCTTGTTAGTATGGCCAAAGCAAAAAAGGAAGCCAGGACAATCATTGGTTCTCATACCCAGGCAATGCCACTATTCATATCCATTCTCAGGAGTGGCACTACTGGGGCAAAAGTCAATGTTGCTGAAACTCTGAGTGCTCTATGCAAAGATGATGACTTGCGAGTGAAGGTACTTCTTGGTGGGTGCATACCACCTTTGCTCTCACTTTTGAAGTCTAAATCTATTGATGCCAGGAAGGCGGCAGCAGAGGCAATATATGAAGTTTCTTCTGGAGGGCTTTCGGATGACCATGTTGGTATGAAAATATTTGTCACAGAAGGTGTAGTGCCAACCTTGTGGGATCAGCTCAATCCACAGAACAAGCAGGACAAAGTGGTAGAGGGTTTTGTTACTGGGGCCTTGAGAAACCTTTGTGGTGACAAAGATGATTATTGGAGAGCAACACTTGAGGCTGGAGGAGTGGATATGATTGTCGGTTTTTTATCCTCTGATAATGCTGCTGCCCAGTCCAATGCAGCTTCTCTCTTGGCCCGTCTGATGTTGGCCTTCAGTGATAGTATCCCCAGAGTAATTGATTCTGGAGCTATTAAAGCTTTGCTTCAGCTTGTGGGTCAGAATAATGATGTTTCAGTCCGTGCTAGCGCTGCTGATGCTTTGGAGGTAGTTTCCTCAAAGTCAGTAAAGGCTAAGCAAGCTGTTGTAGATGCAAATGGTGTTCATGTGCTCATTGGGGCTGTGGTTGCTCCTTCTAAAGAACACATGCAAGGGGAATCTGCTCAGGCTCTGCAGGGCCATGCAACACGAGCTTTAGCAAATATATATGGTGGGATGTCTGCTTTGATTCTGTGTCTTGGACAACTATCACAGTCTCCTCGCCTTGCTGCACCAGTTGCTGATATAGTTGGGGCGCTTGCCTATGCTTTGATGGTCTTTGAACAGAATTCTGGTGTTGATGAAGAATCTTTTGATGCAACAAAGATAGAGGATATATTGGTAAAGCTTCTGAAGCCTCGTGATACTAAGCTGATTCAGGAGCGTATCCTTGAGGCAATGGCAAGCCTGTATGGCAACATCCATCTCTCAAGATCCCTTGATTATGCTGAAGCAAAGAAGGTTCTTATTGGGCTTATCACAATGGCTGTTGGGGATCCACATGAGTATCTGATAATTTCTTTAACCAGCTTATGTCTTAATGATATGGGCATCTGGGAGGCCATCGGCAAGAGAGAAGGAATTCAGTTACTCATATCATTATTGGGTTTGTCCAGTGAGCAGCATCAGGAGTATGCTGTTCAATTGCTAGCAATCTTGACTGACCGAGTTGATGACAGCAAGTGGGCAATCACTGCTGCAGGTGGGATTCCTCCATTGGTGCAATTATTGGAGACTGGATCTCAGAAAGCAAGGGAGGATGCAGCACATGTTCTCTGGAACCTGTGTTGTCACAGTGAAGATATACGGGCCTGTGTTGAGAGTTCTGGAGCCATCCCTGCATTCTTATGGCTTCTTAAAAGTGGTGGGCCAAAAGGTCAGGAAGCCTCAGCTAAGGCACTTAAAATGCTTGTCCGAACAGCTGATCATGCCACTATTAATCAGTTGTTAGCTTTGCTCCTAGGGGACTCTTCTGGCTCAAAAGCAAATGTAATAAGAGTTTTGGGTCATGTACTTACAATGGCATCACTCAATGATATTGTGGTTAGGGGATCTGCTGCTAATAAAGCATTAAAATCTCTTATCCAAGTTCTGAACTCCTCAAATGAAGAAACCCAAGAGCATGCAGCTTCTATTCTTGCTGATTTGTTCAGCACAAGGCAGGATATTTGTGATAGTCTTGCAGCTGATGAGATCATGCACCCTTGCATGAAGCTTTTGACTTGTAATAATACTCAAGTTGTTGCAACACAGTTGGCTCGAACATTGAGTGCCTTGTCTCGTCCAACCAAGACCAAGAGTATCAACAAGATGCCTTATATTGCAGAAGGAGATGTTAAACCTCTAATTAAGTTGGCTAAAACTTCAACCGTTGATGCTGCTGAAACTGCAGTTGCTGCGCTGGCCAATCTTCTCTCTGATCCCCAAATTGCTGCCGAAGCTCTAGCAGAAGATGTTGTTGCAGCTTTGACAAGAGTTCTCGGAGAAGGAACTTCAGAAGGCAAGAAGAATGCAGCACGAGCCCTTCATCAATTGCTGAAGCATTTCCCTGTAGGTGATGTTCTCAGGGGAAATGCTCAGTGTCGTTTTACTGTCCTTGCGATTCTTGATTCCTTGAATGTATTGGACATGAATGGTGCTGATACTGCTGATGCTTTAGAAGTAGTTGCACTTTTGGCCAAGACGAAACAGGGACTGAGTGCCACTTACCCACCTTGGGCTGCCTTTGCTGAAGTACCCTCAAGCTTGGAGTCTTTAGTTTATTGCCTGGCTGAGGGGCCCCCTTCACAGCAAGATAAGGCAATAGAAATTTTGTCTAGGCTTTGTGGGGATCAACCGGTTGTTCTAGGTGATCTGTTGATTGCAAGATCAAGTTCAATTGGTTCTCTTGCTAATAGAATAATGAACTCCTCTAGTTTAGAAGTGAGAGTTGGAGGGACTGCATTGTTGGTATGTTCTGCAAAAGAACACAGACAGCGGTCAATGGAAGCACTTGATTTATCAGGATATTCAAAGCCACTCATATATGCTTTAGTGGATATGATAAAGCAGAATTCTATTTGTTCTTCTTTAGAAATTGAAGTCAGAACTCCAAGGGGTTTTTTTGAAAGATCAGCCTTGCAGGAAGGGGATGATTTTGATGTTCTTGATCCATCCACTGTTTTAGGAGGTACTGTTGCCCTATGGCTTCTATCAATTATTTCTTCCTGTCATAATAAGAACAAGCTCATTGTAATGGAAGCTGGTGGACTTGAGGCTCTCTCTGACAAGCTTTTAAGTTATACATCCAATTCACAG GCAGAGTTTGAGGACACAGAGGGTATATGGATTAGTGCCTTGCTTCTGGCTATCTTATTCCAAGATGCAACTGTTGTGCTGTCTCCTACAACAATGCGGATCATACCTTCACTTGCTCATTTGCTAAGATCTGATGAAATGATTCACAGATTTTTTGCTGCCCACGCAATGGCTAGTCTTGTTTGCAATGGAAGTAAGGGAATGGATCTAACCATTGCAAATTCAGGTGCTGTTGCTGGTTTAATAGCGCTAATTGGTTACATAGAATCAGATATGCAAAACCTTGTTGCTTTATCGGAAGAattttctctgttacaaaatcctagtCAAATTACTCTGGAACACCTTTTTGAAATTGAAGATATAAGAGTTGGTTCCACCGCACACAAATCTATTCCTTTGCTGGTGGATATCTTGAGACCTATCCCTGATAGGCCAGGTGCCCCTACAATTTCTGTTCAACTCTTAACCCTTCTTGCAAAAGGAAGTGATACAAATAAATTAATCATGGCTGAAGCTGGAGCTCTGGATGCTTTAACAAAATATCTGTCTTTGAGTCCTAAAGACTCCACAGAGGCCTCTATTTCTGAACTATTAAGAATCCTGTTCAAAAATCCTGAAATCATCCGATATGAAGCATCTCTTATTTCGGTGAATCAACTTGTAGCAGTACTTCATCTGGGATCAAGGGATGCTAGATTTAGTGCTGCAAGGGCTCTTCAAGAACTTTTTGATGCTCAGAACATCAGAGACTCTGAATTTGCTTGGCAGGCTGTTCAGCCATTGATTGACATGCTTAATGCTGCATCGGAGAGTGAGCAAGAGGCTGCTCTTGTTGCCTTGATAAAACTAACTTCAGGAAATACTTTAAAAGCAGCATTTTTCACTGATTTGGAAGGAGATCCTCTAGAGTCTATATACAAAATATTATCTTCTGCATGTTCCTTGGAATTGAAGAGAGGTGCTGCACAGCTTTGCTTTATTCTGTTTAGTCATGCCAAATTCAGAACAAATCCAATTGCCTCAGAGTGTATGCAGCCTCTTGTATCTCTTATGCAGTCTAATATGAGTTCAGTTGTGGACGCTGGGGTTTGTGCTTTTGAGAGATTGTTGGATGATGAACAAAAGGTGGAGCTTGCGGCAGCTTATGATATTCTTGTGGAACTTCTTGTTGGTTTGGTTTCTGGGACAAATTATCGACTTATTGAGGGAAGCATCTGTGCTTTAATAAAGTTGGGGAAAGACCGGGCCCCTCGCAAATTGGATATGGTCAACGCAGGTGTTATAGATAAATGTCTTGTACTACTCCCTGTTGCCCCCAATTCATTATGCTCTGCAATTGCAGAATTGTTACGCATTTTGACAAATAGTGGTGCAATTGCTAGAAGCTCAGATGCAACAAAAATAGTAGAACCCCTTTTTATGGTTTTGCTTCGGTCAGATTTTGGTTTGTGGGGACAGCACAGTGCGTTACAAGCGCTTGTAAATATTTTGGAGAAGCCACAGAGCCTTGTAACATTGGAACTTACTCCCAGCCAGGTCATTGAACCTTTAATTACATTTCTGGAATCTCCATCTCAAGCTATTCAGCAGCTTGGCACAGAATTGTTATCTCATCTTCTTGCGCAGGAACATTTTCAGCAAGATATAACAACAAAAAATGCTGTGGTGCCACTTGTGCGGCTTGCAGGAATTGGAATATTAAACCTTCAGCAGACAGCAATAAAAGCACTGGAAAAAATTTCCACAAGCTGGCCAAAGGTGGTTGCTGATGCTGGAGGTATTTTTGAGCTTGCCAAGGTTATTATTCAAGATGATCCTCAACCACCTCTTGACTTGTGGGAAACTGCTGCTTTGGTCTTATCAAATGTGCTGAGTTTCAATGCAGAGTACTACTTTAAGGTTCCCCTGGTTGTCCTTGTGAGAATGTTGCACTCTACACTTGAGACCACTGTTAAAGTGGCTCTTAATGCTGTTATTGTTCATGAAAGGACTGATGCTTCAAGCGCAGAGCAGATGGCTGAAGCTGGTGCTGTAGATGCTTTGTTGGACCTGCTAAGATCTCATCAGTGTGAAGAGTTATCAGGAAGATTACTTGAAGCCTTATTTAATCATATCAGGGTACGAGAGATGAAGGTTTCCAAGTATGCTATTGCACCTTTAGCACAGTATCTGTTAGACCCACAGACCAAATCAGAGACCTGCCGGCTACTTGCTGCTCTAGCTATTGGGGATCTCTCTCAGCAACAAGGGCTTGCTAGGGCCAGTGATTCTGTTGCCGCGGTCCGTGCCCTGGTAAGCTTGCTTGAAGATCAGCCATCTGAAGAAATGACAATGGTTGCCACTTGTGCATTGCAGAATTTTGTCATGCACAGTCGAACTAATAGGAGGGCTGTTGCGGAAGCAGGTGGTGTATTAATAGTGCAGGAACTACTATTGTCGACCAGTTCTGATGTTGCTGGGCAAGCAGCAATGCTGATCAGATTTCTATTTTCTAACCACACTCTCCAGGAATATGTATCAAATGAGCTCATAAGGTCTTTGACAG TCATAACTTTGTTGTGCAGCTGCACTTGA